A section of the Mergibacter septicus genome encodes:
- the ybeY gene encoding rRNA maturation RNase YbeY codes for MNSLVIDLQLATQNQENLPTLEQVTHWASTAVKPTQTDIEMTIRIVDEAESQMLNHTYRGKDYPTNVLSFPFESPSEVALPLLGDLVICRQVVEREALEQNKPILAHWAHMVVHGSLHLLGYDHIDDAEAEEMESLEQDIMHQLGFADPYASEKE; via the coding sequence ATGAATTCTCTTGTAATTGATTTACAACTTGCAACACAAAATCAGGAAAACCTCCCAACATTAGAACAAGTCACTCATTGGGCATCAACAGCCGTAAAACCAACACAGACAGATATTGAAATGACGATTAGAATTGTTGATGAAGCTGAAAGCCAAATGTTGAATCACACTTATCGAGGTAAAGATTATCCAACTAATGTCCTCTCTTTTCCTTTTGAGTCGCCTAGTGAAGTAGCATTACCTTTATTAGGTGATTTGGTGATTTGCCGTCAAGTGGTTGAAAGAGAAGCACTTGAACAAAATAAACCTATTTTAGCCCACTGGGCACATATGGTAGTACACGGTAGCTTACATCTGCTTGGCTATGATCATATTGATGATGCAGAAGCAGAAGAAATGGAAAGCCTCGAGCAAGATAT
- a CDS encoding PhoH family protein, giving the protein MSAQQLSFTLEPQDNARLQSLCGAFNLHLETIEKQFNVVISHRNFVFTLRSTDEESSADQLMLLQKIQQLLQKLYQATAPIKGKIKLLDLEDVHLAIQEKRMSLQASNTGPNSSEEAQVYSTTIKTKRGMIKPRGANQIQYLHNILRHDISFGIGPAGTGKTFLAVAAAVEALETHQVRRLLLTRPAVEAGEKLGFLPGDLGQKIEPYLRPLYDALFEMLGFEKVQKLMERNVIEIAPLAYMRGRTLNDAFIILDESQNTTIEQMKMFLTRIGFNSKAVITGDITQVDLPRGQKSGLKHAIEVLGNVEELSFNYFTSQDIVRHPVVAKVVQAYEKWETEDELRRQQLSEQRHQTRLQALLMTNENVKEKHNEFSCN; this is encoded by the coding sequence TTGTCTGCACAACAACTTAGTTTTACGCTTGAACCGCAAGATAATGCTCGTTTGCAATCCCTATGTGGAGCATTTAACCTACACTTAGAAACCATCGAAAAACAGTTTAATGTCGTTATTTCTCACCGTAATTTTGTCTTCACTTTACGTTCTACTGATGAAGAGTCGTCAGCTGATCAACTGATGCTACTCCAAAAAATACAACAATTACTCCAAAAGCTCTACCAAGCTACTGCTCCGATTAAAGGAAAAATCAAACTTTTGGATTTAGAAGATGTTCATCTTGCTATTCAAGAAAAGCGTATGTCATTACAAGCAAGTAATACCGGCCCAAATTCATCAGAAGAAGCGCAAGTCTATTCAACAACAATTAAGACAAAACGAGGAATGATTAAACCTCGTGGTGCTAACCAGATTCAATACTTACATAATATTTTACGTCATGATATTAGTTTTGGAATTGGCCCTGCAGGCACTGGTAAAACCTTTTTAGCTGTTGCTGCAGCAGTTGAAGCACTTGAAACGCATCAAGTTCGTCGCCTGTTACTTACTCGACCAGCGGTTGAAGCCGGAGAAAAACTTGGTTTTTTACCCGGCGATTTAGGACAAAAAATTGAGCCGTATTTACGCCCTCTTTATGATGCACTGTTTGAAATGTTAGGTTTCGAAAAAGTGCAAAAATTAATGGAACGAAATGTGATCGAAATTGCACCTTTAGCTTATATGCGAGGAAGAACATTAAATGATGCTTTTATTATTCTTGATGAAAGCCAAAACACCACTATTGAACAGATGAAAATGTTTTTAACTCGAATTGGTTTTAATTCAAAAGCAGTGATTACAGGGGATATCACTCAAGTCGATCTGCCTCGTGGACAAAAATCAGGTTTAAAACACGCTATTGAAGTTTTAGGAAATGTTGAAGAACTGAGTTTTAACTATTTTACAAGTCAAGATATTGTGCGTCACCCTGTGGTAGCTAAAGTAGTGCAAGCTTATGAAAAATGGGAGACGGAAGATGAACTGCGACGACAACAATTATCGGAACAACGTCATCAAACACGTTTACAAGCACTTTTAATGACCAACGAAAATGTAAAGGAAAAGCATAATGAATTCTCTTGTAATTGA
- a CDS encoding CPBP family intramembrane glutamic endopeptidase, with protein sequence MFLWSLLALSLILLSVKRVSLGIFILYSVIFGAIYQGILEISTLFFILFISCLLYLYKNKHWKWLEGILVIFCFLLYFHHIAGFNNPMILSQVKVSENSANFNLYYNLDKALIPFILFPLIPNLFSCEPKITASKIKWGVLILSPSLLLMLASLAGSLKVEFHIPTWLPYFILSNLFFVSLVEESLFRGYLQQRLQAKIGSYPAVFVSAIIFALSHYGYTNGNIFFMLFIGLAGIIYSLAWLWSGKVWVSTFIHFGLNLTHLLFFTYPYLVR encoded by the coding sequence ATGTTTTTATGGTCTTTATTAGCCTTATCTTTAATTCTACTTTCAGTAAAAAGAGTAAGCCTTGGGATATTTATTCTTTATAGTGTAATTTTTGGTGCTATATATCAAGGGATATTAGAAATATCTACTTTATTTTTTATTCTTTTTATTTCTTGTCTCTTATATTTGTATAAAAATAAGCATTGGAAGTGGTTGGAGGGTATTTTAGTCATATTTTGTTTTCTACTCTATTTTCATCATATCGCAGGATTCAATAATCCTATGATATTATCACAAGTAAAAGTAAGCGAAAATAGTGCTAATTTTAATCTTTATTATAATTTAGATAAGGCTTTAATTCCTTTTATTTTATTTCCATTAATACCGAATTTGTTTTCGTGTGAACCTAAAATTACAGCAAGTAAAATAAAATGGGGAGTATTAATTTTATCGCCTTCTTTACTTTTAATGTTGGCTAGTTTAGCGGGGAGTTTAAAAGTAGAATTTCATATTCCAACTTGGTTACCTTATTTTATTTTATCTAATCTCTTTTTTGTTTCTTTGGTTGAAGAAAGTTTATTTAGAGGATATTTACAGCAACGCTTACAAGCTAAAATAGGTAGTTATCCTGCAGTATTTGTTTCAGCGATTATCTTTGCGTTATCTCATTATGGTTACACCAATGGCAATATCTTTTTTATGTTATTTATTGGTTTGGCTGGGATAATCTATTCCTTAGCTTGGCTTTGGAGTGGAAAAGTATGGGTTAGCACTTTTATCCATTTTGGTTTGAATTTAACCCATCTGCTCTTTTTTACTTATCCTTATTTAGTAAGGTAA